One stretch of Carassius gibelio isolate Cgi1373 ecotype wild population from Czech Republic chromosome B1, carGib1.2-hapl.c, whole genome shotgun sequence DNA includes these proteins:
- the LOC127949162 gene encoding chloride intracellular channel protein 4-like isoform X2 codes for MQPYFTMAWFDVAAKKLGFPSIELFVKAGSDGESLGNCPFSQRLFMILWLKGVIFNVTTVDLKRKPADLQDLAPGTNPPFMTFNGEVLVDVNKIEEFLEERLAPPRFPKLAAKHPESNTAGIDVFAKFSAYIKNPRKEAKEGLEKALLRSLKRLDEYLQTALAEEIDASSVDDDPGVSTRSFLDGPDLTLADCNLLPKLHIIKIVARKYRGFEIPAEMTGVWRYLNNAYKREEFMNTCPAEREVEFAYLDVAKKIK; via the exons ATGCAGCCATATTTCACGATGGCTTGGTTTGACGTGGCAGCTAAAAAACTGGGCTTTCCTAGCATTGAGCTGTTTGTGAAG gccGGCAGTGATGGAGAGAGTCTCGGGAACTGTCCGTTCTCTCAGAGACTCTTCATGATCCTCTGGCTGAAAGGAGTCATCTTTAACGTCACCACTGTGGACCTCAAGAG AAAGCCGGCGGATCTGCAGGACCTCGCTCCAGGAACCAACCCTCCATTCATGACCTTCAACGGAGAGGTGCTTGTGGACGTCAACAAGATCGAGGAGTTTCTGGAGGAACGACTGGCCCCACCACG ATTCCCAAAGCTGGCAGCGAAGCATCCTGAATCCAACACAGCAGGAATAGATGTGTTTGCCAAGTTTTCTGCCTACATCAAGAACCCTCGTAAAGAAGCTAAGGAGG GTCTGGAGAAAGCTCTTCTGAGGTCTCTGAAGAGGTTGGATGAGTATTTGCAGACGGCGCTGGCCGAGGAAATAGATGCCAGCAGCGTAGATGATGATCCCGGTGTGTCCACACGCAGTTTTCTGGATGGACCGGACCTCACGCTCGCCGACTGCAACCTGCTGCCCAAACTACACATCATTAAG ATTGTTGCCAGGAAGTACAGGGGTTTTGAGATTCCTGCCGAGATGACCGGGGTTTGGAGATATTTGAACAATGCGTACAAGAGAGAGGAGTTCATGAACACCTGTCCTGCTGAGCGCGAGGTCGAGTTCGCTTACCTGGACGTCGCCAAGAAGATCAAATAG
- the LOC127949162 gene encoding chloride intracellular channel protein 6-like isoform X1, translated as MAQAKNDMSFNMDISNGAVIHSPVGSCVEMEDRRTGLEEEEEDEVELAEEVDEDINIGDDDGGESNAMPSTDVIIHKTEEEDNMEGVDDQVSQETVVLQKEVNIAIKLTTPELNVTDELPASTQTQAPDLRNKAEELRGALKELDKDRADHKLATLYEDEMENDEAQMQTLSERQTEDKKHQELLLSEVREFTCSLLEKIKNKYRDEQIQQVESDRLLQEEEHEEVERVDNEVVKNNVDKEPRMVSNSEGESIEDFQSLGEEEESVTFDNASEEQSTTEVLLLEDCIAAGETVHNDAFDTSSDEKTTYNTPEERSATEQLSTDMTGGTIEEIVQNSDQLEESIGQEYERLEWIDTKLEKCENIVGDTESPIVNGAEETRGADKEVEGVEKIQDDAQRVVEITEERVKEEELLMEEGSCRKAEQPLDEPEVVEEGVGKKQEQLGNSKPEVAEGGGDAKEQPRQEVAAPVEEGAGNWLEELKAVIEDEPRRKAQAGRKITIPAWMKASEGSDAHFQEPAKPLCSRVRGVSGSSEGEVNIKAKVQEVNMSNGCPGLPAAVVQQREEKTPENTTKMENPAQQEGNPHDLQISLYVKAGSDGESLGNCPFSQRLFMILWLKGVIFNVTTVDLKRKPADLQDLAPGTNPPFMTFNGEVLVDVNKIEEFLEERLAPPRFPKLAAKHPESNTAGIDVFAKFSAYIKNPRKEAKEGLEKALLRSLKRLDEYLQTALAEEIDASSVDDDPGVSTRSFLDGPDLTLADCNLLPKLHIIKIVARKYRGFEIPAEMTGVWRYLNNAYKREEFMNTCPAEREVEFAYLDVAKKIK; from the exons ATGGCCCAGGCCAAAAACGATATGAGTTTCAACATGGATATTTCTAACGGCGCTGTCATCCACAGTCCTGTAGGGTCGTGCGTGGAGATGGAGGATCGGAGGACTGgactggaggaagaggaggaagatgaggTTGAACTGGCCGAAGAGGTGGACGAGGATATCAACATTGGAGATGATGATGGTGGAGAAAGCAACGCAATGCCCTCAACAGACGTGATCATTCATAAAACAGAGGAAGAGGATAATATGGAAGGTGTAGATGACCAAGTTAGCCAAGAAACCGTGGTTCTGCAAAAAGAAGTGAACATAGCCATCAAACTAACAACGCCTGAGCTGAACGTTACAGATGAACTGCCAGCTTCAACACAAACACAAGCTCCAGATCTTCGAAACAAAGCTGAAGAGCTCAGAGGAGCATTGAAAGAACTGGACAAGGACCGCGCAGATCACAAGTTGGCAACGCTGTATGAAGACGAAATGGAAAACGACGAAGCACAGATGCAAACCTTGAGCGAACGGCAGACGGAGGACAAGAAACATCAGGAGCTGCTCCTGTCTGAGGTAAGAGAGTTCACCTGTAGCCTCCTcgagaaaataaaaaacaagtacAGAGACGAGCAAATTCAGCAAGTGGAGAGCGACAGACTTTTACAAGAAGAGGAGCACGAAGAGGTAGAAAGAGTGGATAATGAGGTTGTAAAAAACAATGTAGACAAAGAGCCACGGATGGTTTCTAACAGTGAAGGAGAATCGATAGAAGACTTCCAGAGTCTTGGGGAAGAGGAAGAAAGTGTGACATTTGATAATGCTAGCGAGGAACAGTCTACAACCGAAGTGCTTTTATTGGAGGACTGTATAGCAGCTGGAGAGACAGTGCACAACGATGCCTTCGACACAAGTAGTGATGAAAAGACCACTTACAATACACCAGAAGAAAGGTCTGCAACAGAGCAACTATCAACTGATATGACTGGTGGAACCATAGAAGAGATAGTCCAGAATTCAGATCAGTTGGAGGAAAGCATCGGCCAAGAGTATGAAAGACTAGAGTGGATTGACACCAAACTGGAGAAATGTGAAAACATAGTTGGAGATACCGAATCTCCTATTGTCAATGGAGCTGAGGAGACAAGAGGAGCTGATAAAGAGGTAGAAGGCGTCGAAAAGATTCAAGATGATGCTCAAAGAGTTGTAGAGATTACAGAAGAGCGGGTCAAGGAGGAGGAGCTTCTCATGGAGGAGGGAAGCTGTAGAAAGGCGGAACAGCCACTTGATGAACCAGAGGTTGTAGAGGAGGGGGTGGGGAAGAAGCAGGAACAGCTGGGCAATAGCAAACCAGAGGTCGCAGAGGGAGGTGGAGATGCAAAGGAACAGCCAAGACAAGAAGTGGCAGCACCTGTAGAGGAGGGGGCGGGGAACTGGCTAGAAGAGCTCAAGGCTGTCATTGAAGATGAGCCCAGGAGGAAAGCCCAGGCAGGGCGTAAAATCACCATACCTGCCTGGATGAAGGCCAGCGAGGGCTCAGATGCCCATTTCCAAGAGCCGGCGAAGCCCCTCTGCAGTCGGGTCAGAGGCGTGAGCGGGAGCAGTGAAGGGGAGGTGAACATCAAGGCCAAGGTTCAAGAGGTCAATATGTCCAATGGATGCCCTGGGCTTCCAGCTGCTGTAGTTCAACAGAGAGAGGAAAAAACCCCGGAAAATACGACAAAGATGGAGAATCCAGCTCAACAGGAGGGCAATCCCCATGACCTGCAGATCTCCCTCTATGTGAAG gccGGCAGTGATGGAGAGAGTCTCGGGAACTGTCCGTTCTCTCAGAGACTCTTCATGATCCTCTGGCTGAAAGGAGTCATCTTTAACGTCACCACTGTGGACCTCAAGAG AAAGCCGGCGGATCTGCAGGACCTCGCTCCAGGAACCAACCCTCCATTCATGACCTTCAACGGAGAGGTGCTTGTGGACGTCAACAAGATCGAGGAGTTTCTGGAGGAACGACTGGCCCCACCACG ATTCCCAAAGCTGGCAGCGAAGCATCCTGAATCCAACACAGCAGGAATAGATGTGTTTGCCAAGTTTTCTGCCTACATCAAGAACCCTCGTAAAGAAGCTAAGGAGG GTCTGGAGAAAGCTCTTCTGAGGTCTCTGAAGAGGTTGGATGAGTATTTGCAGACGGCGCTGGCCGAGGAAATAGATGCCAGCAGCGTAGATGATGATCCCGGTGTGTCCACACGCAGTTTTCTGGATGGACCGGACCTCACGCTCGCCGACTGCAACCTGCTGCCCAAACTACACATCATTAAG ATTGTTGCCAGGAAGTACAGGGGTTTTGAGATTCCTGCCGAGATGACCGGGGTTTGGAGATATTTGAACAATGCGTACAAGAGAGAGGAGTTCATGAACACCTGTCCTGCTGAGCGCGAGGTCGAGTTCGCTTACCTGGACGTCGCCAAGAAGATCAAATAG
- the LOC127949163 gene encoding calcipressin-1-like isoform X1, producing MQQSESGGGAATSEVQLNDQPNALIACKVPEEVFNEQQLKEQFEALFRAFDPSTSFQFFKSFRRVRINFTDALAAAEARVKLHKSDFNGKEMRLYFAQSVLIGSTRLEPPKPEKQFLISPPASPPVGWAQSLDAKPGINFDLLCAVSKLGPGEQYEIHSGTTNTPSVIVHVCEDDEDSEDETAEGGKRARPKIIQTRRPDNVPSVNQ from the exons ATGCAGCAGTCAGAGAGCGGCGGAGGGGCGGCGACTTCTGAAGTCCAGCTCAACGACCAGCCCAACGCGCTCATCGCGTGTAAAGTGCCAGAAGAGGTTTTTAATGAGCAGCAGTTAAAG GAGCAGTTTGAAGCTTTGTTCCGTGCATTTGATCCCAGCACATCATTCCAGTTCTTCAAAAGCTTCAGACGGGTTCGGATCAACTTCACCGATGCGTTGGCGGCAGCCGAGGCCCGAGTCAAACTCCATAAGAGTGACTTCAATGGAAAGGAGATGCGTCTGTATTTCGCTCAG TCAGTGCTTATCGGCAGTACTCGTCTTGAGCCTCCTAAACCAGAGAAGCAGTTCCTCATCTCTCCTCCAGCGTCGCCCCCTGTAGGCTGGGCGCAGTCACTGGACGCTAAGCCTGGCATCAACTTTGACCTGCTGTGTGCTGTGTCTAAACTAGGACCAG GAGAACAATATGAGATCCACAGTGGAACCACCAACACACCCAGTGTGATCGTACACGTTTGTGAGGACGACGAAGACAGTGAAGACGAGACCGCAGAGGGTGGCAAACGTGCGCGACCCAAGATCATCCAGACCCGCCGTCCAGACAACGTCCCATCCGTCAACCAGTGA
- the LOC127949163 gene encoding calcipressin-1-like isoform X2, with the protein MHLKTTKCNNFCLVATTVEHEIFSRPQIREQFEALFRAFDPSTSFQFFKSFRRVRINFTDALAAAEARVKLHKSDFNGKEMRLYFAQSVLIGSTRLEPPKPEKQFLISPPASPPVGWAQSLDAKPGINFDLLCAVSKLGPGEQYEIHSGTTNTPSVIVHVCEDDEDSEDETAEGGKRARPKIIQTRRPDNVPSVNQ; encoded by the exons ATGCATCTCAAGACTACAAAGTGCAATAACTTCTGCCTGGTTGCTACTACGGTGGAGCATGAGATATTCAGTCGGCCACAGATTCGG GAGCAGTTTGAAGCTTTGTTCCGTGCATTTGATCCCAGCACATCATTCCAGTTCTTCAAAAGCTTCAGACGGGTTCGGATCAACTTCACCGATGCGTTGGCGGCAGCCGAGGCCCGAGTCAAACTCCATAAGAGTGACTTCAATGGAAAGGAGATGCGTCTGTATTTCGCTCAG TCAGTGCTTATCGGCAGTACTCGTCTTGAGCCTCCTAAACCAGAGAAGCAGTTCCTCATCTCTCCTCCAGCGTCGCCCCCTGTAGGCTGGGCGCAGTCACTGGACGCTAAGCCTGGCATCAACTTTGACCTGCTGTGTGCTGTGTCTAAACTAGGACCAG GAGAACAATATGAGATCCACAGTGGAACCACCAACACACCCAGTGTGATCGTACACGTTTGTGAGGACGACGAAGACAGTGAAGACGAGACCGCAGAGGGTGGCAAACGTGCGCGACCCAAGATCATCCAGACCCGCCGTCCAGACAACGTCCCATCCGTCAACCAGTGA
- the LOC127948485 gene encoding small integral membrane protein 11 gives MINWKALDNVPLLLYILALKTLVLCLAFAGAKIYQSKKAEAALKQEMEMKRKLALQTQELIDNKKDD, from the exons ATGATCAACTGGAAG GCTCTGGATAATGTGCCGCTGCTGCTGTACATCCTGGCACTGAAGACGCTCGTGTTGTGTTTGGCGTTTGCTGGAGCCAAGATCTACCAGAGTAAGAAAGCAGAAGCTGCTCTGAAACAGGAGATGGAGATGAAGAGGAAACTCGCTCTGCAAACGCAGGAGCTCATCGATAACAAGAAGGACGACTGA